The Panacibacter microcysteis genome includes a window with the following:
- a CDS encoding hemerythrin domain-containing protein produces MQRYNPFSLVHKALRNMLYDAALTLQQTDFTEPEEANLAIEKIEHVIYTFEKHAMHEDRFVLPAVEKYEAALVQSFESEHGEDMKLGNMLKNLVNIYRNVNFEEEKINAGSALCKAFNDFMVFNLQHMSKEEMLINPVLWKYFTDEQVGGINAQIASNIAPEEMMQMAAWMIKSISLKETITWLTGVKANAPVFVFESLLQLAEKHVPAGKFETIKKLLNTSAIAA; encoded by the coding sequence ATGCAACGTTACAATCCATTCAGCCTGGTACATAAAGCGCTTCGCAACATGCTTTATGATGCGGCTTTAACACTACAGCAAACAGATTTTACAGAACCGGAAGAAGCAAACTTAGCAATTGAAAAAATAGAACATGTCATTTACACTTTTGAAAAACATGCCATGCACGAAGACAGGTTTGTTTTGCCGGCTGTAGAAAAATACGAAGCAGCGTTAGTGCAGTCTTTTGAGAGCGAACATGGCGAGGACATGAAACTTGGCAACATGTTAAAAAACCTTGTAAACATTTACCGCAATGTTAACTTTGAAGAAGAGAAGATCAACGCCGGTTCTGCCCTGTGTAAAGCCTTTAATGATTTTATGGTATTTAACCTGCAGCATATGAGTAAAGAAGAAATGCTCATTAACCCTGTGCTCTGGAAATATTTTACTGATGAACAGGTTGGTGGGATAAATGCGCAAATAGCTTCGAACATAGCCCCGGAAGAAATGATGCAAATGGCTGCATGGATGATTAAGAGCATAAGCCTGAAAGAAACTATAACCTGGTTAACAGGCGTGAAAGCAAATGCACCTGTGTTTGTTTTTGAATCATTATTGCAACTTGCTGAAAAGCATGTGCCTGCAGGAAAATTTGAGACCATCAAAAAATTACTTAACACAAGCGCAATTGCTGCGTAA
- a CDS encoding ligand-binding sensor domain-containing protein, which translates to MFRFFLLLCLVAVCNVAAAQPEKQYVFTHFSTSNGLASNIVRSVTQDNQGFIWLTTISGLQRYDGNKFITFRNKPSDPSSIPSDEIYHITEDGKQRLWIATGTHVGIFNRQTFRYEDKPIYGNTAEEPFVILFIDQDYTGTPVMYIYGKGIFRYDEEKNQFMPVALFRMPKEWDPIDISISEDRNEIIYGCRPGFAVYNLKTGNINLRGHIEDSIPLLTQLDDERSVVTIFDKGKDDLWYSTWPPLGGAPFFQYRNFKTGETKKLSLYEAFPSQGYYEINGLMKQSGGRLWFYGRSFIVEYLPAENAFRKVINKYRDEQSIKFETAHHMFEDRQHNIWVSTDNGVFVFNPDAQSFFSHSLLRPDGSGLDEAPAQTALQLKDGSIFVGAWGTGLYYFDSALNRRPLPAALKKYQAPYSIWDIRQSKDNTVWMGVQNGVLLIYDPVKQSVIELQDSVFRQKTIRQISEDETGNIWFGTQSGAVVKWDKNAAAGSYRKGYSVIKKNDTAIMHKVYADGRGYVWAGSYGKGLFKYNIHTNKLEDHITTTCPPGHRLWNNIVNDIYRYNDSLILIACGSLDVLNTNTNEITHITTEDGLPSNTVYSIEKDKTGTLWLGMAHGLCRMNLEKKIFFVYDRRDGISYDNFNPAGVVKLTDGRLVYPTDHNFIVFNPASIAGAPAPPPAIITDFKLAGKSVLVDSLLALKKIELQYDNSSVAIEFSTLNYISQDKLHFHYKLDGIDKVWNETTDINQAVYSYLPPGEYTLHVKAENSNGDSGNETLLHIQVLPPFYATWWFYCLVVLAGIGIIYWIDKERINKLLTMQQVRTEIAGNLHDEINTTLSNINLLSEMAKIKADKDITRSKEYIDQISDKSRKMMESMDDMLWSLDPANDSMEKTILRMKEFADGLQNEYPVNILMEVDQQVLSVKAGMKIRHELFIIFKAALMLVAQSGSSTETLVNIDKEAGFLSLKVYDKTVVLQTTDPAINSLLNEMEKRAVLINATLDVLADHTGMAVVLQMHV; encoded by the coding sequence TTGTTTCGTTTTTTTCTTTTGCTATGTCTTGTTGCGGTATGCAATGTTGCTGCGGCACAGCCGGAAAAGCAGTACGTGTTTACGCATTTCAGTACCAGCAACGGTCTTGCTTCCAATATTGTGCGCAGTGTAACGCAGGATAACCAGGGTTTCATCTGGTTAACTACCATCAGTGGCCTGCAGCGGTATGACGGAAACAAATTCATTACATTTCGCAACAAGCCTTCTGATCCATCAAGCATTCCCTCGGATGAAATTTATCATATTACCGAAGATGGAAAGCAACGTTTATGGATTGCGACAGGCACGCACGTCGGAATTTTTAACAGGCAAACCTTTCGCTACGAGGATAAGCCGATTTACGGCAATACAGCCGAAGAACCATTTGTAATTCTTTTTATTGACCAGGATTATACAGGCACGCCGGTAATGTATATATATGGAAAAGGCATCTTCAGGTATGATGAGGAGAAGAACCAGTTTATGCCAGTGGCATTGTTTAGAATGCCTAAAGAGTGGGATCCTATAGATATCTCCATATCTGAGGACAGAAATGAAATAATATATGGATGCAGGCCAGGATTTGCAGTGTATAACCTGAAGACCGGTAACATTAACCTGCGCGGTCATATTGAAGACAGTATTCCACTGTTAACACAGTTAGACGATGAGCGATCTGTGGTTACAATCTTTGATAAAGGAAAGGATGATCTGTGGTACAGCACCTGGCCGCCGCTGGGTGGTGCGCCATTTTTCCAGTACAGGAATTTTAAAACAGGCGAAACAAAAAAGCTCAGTTTATATGAGGCATTTCCCAGCCAGGGTTATTACGAGATCAATGGCTTAATGAAGCAATCGGGGGGAAGGCTTTGGTTTTATGGCCGGTCATTTATTGTGGAATACCTGCCTGCTGAAAACGCTTTTCGAAAGGTTATTAACAAATACCGGGATGAGCAAAGCATAAAGTTTGAAACAGCGCATCATATGTTTGAGGACCGGCAACACAACATATGGGTAAGTACAGACAATGGTGTGTTTGTGTTTAATCCTGACGCGCAGTCTTTCTTTAGCCACAGCCTTTTGAGGCCAGACGGATCGGGCCTGGACGAGGCGCCGGCCCAAACGGCGCTGCAGCTAAAAGACGGGAGCATTTTTGTAGGGGCATGGGGTACGGGGTTGTATTATTTCGATAGCGCACTTAACCGCAGGCCACTCCCCGCTGCGCTTAAAAAATACCAGGCACCTTATAGTATATGGGATATCAGGCAGTCAAAAGACAACACTGTATGGATGGGTGTTCAAAATGGTGTGCTGCTGATTTATGATCCTGTAAAACAATCAGTCATTGAATTGCAGGATTCTGTTTTCCGGCAAAAAACAATCAGGCAGATCAGCGAAGATGAAACCGGTAATATCTGGTTTGGAACACAGTCAGGCGCTGTTGTTAAGTGGGATAAAAATGCAGCGGCGGGCAGTTATCGCAAAGGTTACAGCGTTATAAAGAAAAATGATACCGCCATCATGCATAAGGTATATGCCGATGGACGCGGCTATGTTTGGGCAGGCAGCTACGGCAAAGGCCTGTTTAAATACAACATACACACCAATAAGCTGGAAGATCATATTACTACCACCTGCCCGCCCGGCCACCGGTTATGGAATAACATCGTAAATGATATATACCGGTACAACGACAGCCTTATTCTAATAGCCTGTGGTTCGCTGGATGTACTGAATACAAATACGAATGAAATAACACATATTACCACTGAAGATGGCCTGCCTTCCAATACCGTTTATTCTATTGAAAAAGATAAGACCGGGACATTGTGGCTTGGTATGGCACATGGCCTTTGCCGCATGAACCTCGAAAAAAAGATTTTCTTCGTGTACGACAGAAGGGATGGTATCAGCTACGACAATTTTAACCCTGCCGGTGTGGTGAAGCTAACAGACGGCCGGCTGGTATATCCTACTGATCATAATTTTATTGTCTTCAATCCCGCTTCTATTGCAGGGGCGCCGGCACCGCCGCCAGCCATTATTACAGATTTTAAACTGGCAGGAAAATCTGTTTTGGTAGACTCACTGCTGGCATTAAAAAAAATCGAATTGCAATATGACAATTCTTCTGTTGCCATCGAATTCAGTACGCTCAATTATATCAGCCAGGATAAACTTCACTTTCATTATAAACTCGATGGCATTGATAAAGTGTGGAATGAAACAACCGATATCAACCAGGCAGTGTATAGCTACTTGCCACCCGGTGAATATACTTTACACGTAAAGGCAGAAAACAGTAACGGAGACAGCGGTAATGAAACCTTATTGCACATACAGGTACTGCCACCTTTTTACGCAACCTGGTGGTTCTATTGCCTGGTTGTGCTGGCTGGTATCGGCATCATTTACTGGATAGATAAAGAGCGCATCAATAAACTGCTTACCATGCAGCAGGTAAGAACAGAAATTGCCGGCAATCTACACGATGAGATCAACACCACGCTCAGTAATATTAACCTGCTTAGCGAAATGGCCAAGATCAAAGCCGATAAAGATATTACACGTTCCAAAGAATACATAGACCAGATAAGTGATAAGAGCCGTAAGATGATGGAATCTATGGATGACATGTTGTGGAGCCTGGACCCTGCAAACGACAGCATGGAAAAAACCATACTCCGCATGAAAGAATTTGCTGATGGGTTACAAAACGAATACCCGGTAAACATCCTTATGGAGGTGGATCAGCAGGTATTATCTGTAAAAGCGGGTATGAAAATCAGGCACGAGTTGTTTATCATTTTTAAAGCTGCATTAATGCTCGTAGCGCAAAGCGGTTCCTCCACAGAAACGCTTGTAAATATTGATAAGGAAGCCGGTTTTCTTTCGCTTAAAGTGTACGATAAAACGGTCGTGCTGCAAACAACTGATCCCGCCATAAATAGCCTGCTCAATGAAATGGAGAAACGTGCAGTATTGATCAATGCCACATTAGACGTATTGGCAGACCATACCGGTATGGCGGTCGTTCTCCAAATGCATGTATAG
- a CDS encoding cytochrome c yields the protein MFKKIAKWTGIILLVLITGISVTAAFRQNVVYDAPYPQIKASTDSVVIARGRHLAYSSAHCVDCHSTANADSLIKLGLDVPLSGGFDFDIGIGHIYSKNITPDSATGIGRYTDAELARALRYGVHPNGTVVFDFMQFHNMSDDDLVAVLSFIRSQKPVYNKVPDNSLDVMGKLVKAFLVKPAGPTEQVPVSVVIDTSANYGRYLANSVAECNGCHTKRDMSGAFTGEPFGGGNEFAEHGNPLLITPNLTPDSSSRIFGWSQADFIKRFRMGKIIPYSPMPWQSFGRMTDDELKAIYKYLQTLQPAKTQPANSTAKK from the coding sequence ATGTTTAAGAAGATTGCAAAATGGACCGGTATTATCCTGCTGGTTCTTATAACAGGCATCAGCGTTACCGCTGCATTCAGGCAAAATGTTGTCTATGATGCTCCATACCCGCAAATTAAAGCAAGTACAGACAGTGTCGTTATTGCACGCGGCAGACACCTGGCTTACAGTTCCGCCCATTGTGTAGATTGCCATAGCACAGCCAATGCAGACTCACTGATCAAACTCGGGCTCGATGTTCCTTTATCTGGCGGCTTTGATTTCGATATAGGTATCGGCCATATCTATTCAAAAAACATAACGCCGGATTCTGCAACCGGTATAGGCAGGTACACAGATGCAGAACTGGCCCGAGCCTTAAGATATGGCGTGCATCCAAATGGTACGGTCGTATTCGATTTTATGCAGTTTCACAATATGAGCGATGACGATCTTGTAGCGGTGCTTTCATTCATCAGGTCTCAGAAGCCGGTCTACAACAAAGTGCCTGATAACTCTCTTGATGTTATGGGAAAATTGGTAAAGGCATTCCTGGTAAAACCCGCAGGGCCAACAGAACAGGTACCGGTATCAGTAGTGATCGATACCTCTGCAAACTATGGTCGTTACCTTGCCAACAGTGTGGCAGAATGTAATGGCTGTCATACAAAGCGGGACATGAGCGGCGCCTTCACCGGCGAACCTTTTGGTGGAGGCAATGAGTTTGCAGAACATGGCAATCCTTTATTGATAACACCAAACTTAACCCCCGATTCATCCAGCAGGATATTCGGCTGGAGCCAGGCTGACTTTATTAAACGTTTTAGAATGGGCAAAATCATTCCATACAGTCCTATGCCGTGGCAATCTTTTGGCCGCATGACAGATGATGAACTAAAAGCCATTTATAAATACCTGCAAACATTGCAGCCCGCAAAAACACAACCCGCTAACAGTACAGCAAAAAAATAA
- a CDS encoding TlpA family protein disulfide reductase translates to MKQFLFILLVSGISFCASAQKEKKQPYQKDSTLPSFKMLLTDSTTWFNSDELPKDKPVVMVYFNPECGHCQLTAHEFMEKADAFKDVFFVWITYRATMDEIKRFGSDSKMMDASNVKLGKELQYTIVPFYGVQYTPYIAVYNATGKLLKTFDGGTDPDTVMGLLKQ, encoded by the coding sequence ATGAAGCAATTTCTTTTCATTCTATTGGTTTCAGGTATTTCATTTTGTGCCAGCGCGCAAAAAGAAAAAAAACAACCTTACCAGAAAGATTCCACGCTACCATCTTTTAAGATGTTGCTTACAGACAGCACCACATGGTTCAATAGCGACGAGTTGCCAAAAGACAAACCTGTAGTAATGGTTTACTTTAACCCGGAGTGCGGCCACTGCCAGTTGACGGCACATGAATTCATGGAGAAGGCTGACGCATTTAAAGATGTGTTTTTTGTATGGATCACTTACCGGGCTACCATGGATGAGATTAAACGGTTTGGCAGCGATAGTAAAATGATGGATGCCTCGAACGTAAAACTGGGTAAAGAGTTGCAATATACCATTGTGCCTTTTTACGGCGTGCAGTACACACCTTATATAGCCGTTTACAATGCAACAGGTAAACTCCTTAAAACTTTTGATGGCGGCACAGATCCTGATACGGTAATGGGTTTATTGAAACAATGA
- the fumC gene encoding class II fumarate hydratase: MEYRIEKDTMGEVKVPANVYWGAQTQRSIENFKIAQDINKMPKPIIDAFAYLKKAAAITNCDLGVLPAEKKDAIAQVCDEILEHKLDDQFPLVVWQTGSGTQSNMNVNEVVAYRAHVIKGGALTDKEKFLHPNDDVNKSQSSNDTFPTAMHIAAYKMLVETTIPGVEKLRDTLAAKSKAFMNVVKIGRTHFMDATPLTLGQEFSGYTAQLNFGLKAIKNSLAHLSELALGGTAVGTGINTPNGYAALVAKHIATLTGLPFVTAENKFEALAAHDAIVEAHGALKTVAVSLMKIANDIRMLSSGPRSGIGEIFIPDNEPGSSIMPGKVNPTQCEALTMIAAQVMGNDVAINIGGATGHFELNVFKPVMIANFLHSARLIGEGCISFNDKCAAGIEPIEANIKKHVDNSLMLVTSLNTKIGYYKAAEIAQKAHKEGTTLKEMAVKLGYVTPEEFDAWVIPADMVGSLK; this comes from the coding sequence ATGGAATATCGTATAGAAAAAGATACAATGGGCGAGGTAAAAGTACCTGCAAACGTTTATTGGGGTGCACAAACACAGCGCAGCATCGAGAATTTCAAGATTGCACAGGATATCAATAAAATGCCAAAACCAATCATCGATGCATTCGCTTACCTCAAAAAAGCGGCAGCCATCACCAATTGTGATTTGGGTGTATTACCCGCCGAAAAGAAAGATGCCATCGCTCAGGTTTGCGACGAAATCCTGGAACACAAACTCGACGACCAGTTTCCGCTGGTGGTTTGGCAAACAGGCAGTGGTACACAAAGCAACATGAATGTAAATGAAGTGGTTGCTTACCGGGCGCATGTTATAAAGGGTGGTGCACTTACAGATAAAGAAAAATTTTTACACCCGAATGATGATGTAAACAAGTCTCAGTCTTCTAATGACACCTTCCCTACCGCCATGCACATTGCAGCCTATAAAATGCTGGTTGAAACAACGATACCGGGTGTAGAGAAACTGCGTGATACACTGGCGGCAAAAAGCAAGGCTTTCATGAACGTGGTAAAGATCGGCCGCACCCACTTTATGGATGCGACGCCCCTCACACTCGGACAGGAATTCAGTGGTTATACCGCACAGCTAAACTTTGGTTTAAAAGCCATCAAAAACTCGCTGGCGCACCTTAGTGAGCTGGCACTTGGTGGTACAGCAGTTGGTACAGGCATCAATACACCAAACGGTTATGCAGCGCTTGTTGCAAAGCACATTGCAACGCTCACAGGCTTGCCTTTTGTAACTGCAGAAAATAAGTTTGAAGCACTGGCAGCGCATGATGCAATTGTAGAAGCGCATGGTGCACTAAAAACTGTGGCCGTAAGTTTAATGAAAATTGCCAACGATATTCGCATGCTGTCCAGCGGGCCGCGCAGCGGCATCGGTGAAATTTTCATTCCCGATAATGAGCCGGGTTCATCCATTATGCCGGGAAAAGTAAACCCAACGCAGTGCGAGGCCCTTACAATGATTGCAGCGCAGGTAATGGGTAACGATGTGGCCATCAATATTGGTGGTGCCACCGGTCATTTTGAACTGAACGTGTTTAAACCCGTAATGATCGCAAACTTTTTGCACAGTGCAAGACTGATCGGCGAGGGTTGCATAAGCTTTAACGATAAATGCGCAGCAGGTATAGAACCGATAGAGGCAAACATCAAAAAGCATGTAGATAACTCGCTGATGCTTGTTACATCTTTGAATACAAAGATCGGTTATTACAAAGCAGCAGAGATAGCACAAAAAGCACATAAGGAGGGTACAACGCTAAAGGAAATGGCTGTGAAACTGGGTTATGTTACTCCTGAAGAATTTGATGCCTGGGTTATACCGGCAGATATGGTGGGAAGTCTTAAGTAA
- a CDS encoding glycoside hydrolase family 32 protein: protein MKRISFIAGAAYLIINACQSTTEKNDTIINDTLSYRPSYHFTTDSNWINDPNGLVFANGKYHLFAQYNPFGDKWGHMSWAHATSDDLFNWQQQPLAIPEIKNADGTTTMIFSGSAVVDSFNTSGFGKDGIAPLVAVYTSHIDSAGKGLRQHQSIAYSTDQGKTWQQYENNPVLDIHLSDFRDPKVFWYAPEKKWVMAAVKPLEYKVQFYTSKNLKQWTLLSEFGNIGNTDKIWECPDLFPLTIEGTNDKKWILSLSGGHPQKSFLAVQYFIGNFDGKTFTADKLSYPLYIDYGKDFYAGITFNNIPSNDGRSIMIGWANCWSYANDIPTRGFRGAYTVPRVLTLKNTTDGLRLFQQPVSEITTYEKEIFSEPGITLENTARNLAHVQGTSLDVSFDLETSGTAGISVLKSGNEETVISFDAANNTLSLDRTRSGDTSFSNQFAGIEKINIPAGKNKISLRILVDKSIVEVFADGGLFAITDIVFPLKNEGGIAFFANNSKATFSNVQVKEIKKTIH, encoded by the coding sequence ATGAAAAGAATCTCCTTTATAGCTGGTGCTGCATATTTAATCATCAACGCCTGCCAGAGTACCACTGAGAAAAATGATACAATTATAAACGATACTTTATCATATCGCCCTTCATATCACTTTACAACAGACTCCAACTGGATCAATGATCCTAATGGCCTGGTGTTCGCCAACGGAAAATATCACCTGTTTGCACAATACAATCCTTTCGGCGATAAATGGGGCCACATGAGCTGGGCACACGCTACAAGCGACGATCTTTTTAACTGGCAGCAACAGCCGCTGGCCATACCCGAAATAAAAAATGCAGACGGCACCACAACAATGATTTTTAGCGGAAGCGCGGTGGTTGACAGCTTCAATACCAGTGGCTTTGGCAAAGACGGTATTGCACCACTCGTGGCTGTATACACATCTCATATAGACAGTGCCGGAAAAGGTTTAAGACAACACCAGAGCATTGCATACAGCACAGACCAGGGCAAAACATGGCAACAATATGAAAATAACCCGGTACTCGATATCCATTTATCCGATTTCCGCGATCCAAAAGTTTTCTGGTACGCACCGGAAAAAAAATGGGTCATGGCCGCTGTAAAACCACTTGAATACAAGGTACAGTTTTATACTTCCAAAAACTTAAAGCAATGGACATTGCTCAGTGAATTTGGCAATATTGGTAACACTGATAAAATTTGGGAATGCCCGGATCTTTTTCCGCTGACTATAGAAGGCACCAATGATAAGAAATGGATACTTTCTTTGTCGGGCGGCCACCCGCAAAAAAGTTTCCTGGCAGTACAATATTTTATTGGAAATTTTGATGGAAAAACTTTTACCGCTGATAAGCTTTCCTATCCGTTATACATCGATTACGGTAAAGATTTTTATGCGGGCATTACATTTAACAACATTCCGTCAAACGATGGCAGAAGCATTATGATCGGCTGGGCAAACTGCTGGAGTTATGCCAACGACATTCCTACCAGGGGTTTTCGTGGCGCTTATACAGTGCCACGTGTACTTACGCTGAAAAACACAACAGATGGTTTACGTTTGTTTCAGCAGCCTGTTTCAGAAATAACAACATATGAAAAAGAGATTTTCAGCGAACCAGGCATTACACTCGAAAATACTGCCAGAAACTTAGCGCATGTGCAAGGTACATCTCTGGATGTGTCGTTTGACCTGGAAACAAGCGGTACTGCAGGGATAAGCGTACTCAAAAGCGGGAATGAAGAGACTGTTATATCATTTGATGCTGCAAACAACACGCTTAGCCTGGATCGCACCAGGTCTGGCGATACGAGTTTCAGCAACCAGTTTGCAGGCATAGAAAAAATCAACATTCCTGCAGGCAAGAATAAAATATCGCTGCGCATTTTGGTGGACAAAAGCATCGTGGAAGTATTTGCAGACGGAGGCTTGTTTGCAATTACAGATATTGTATTCCCTTTAAAGAATGAAGGTGGTATAGCTTTTTTTGCAAATAACAGCAAGGCCACCTTTTCAAATGTGCAGGTAAAAGAAATTAAAAAAACAATTCACTGA
- the mdh gene encoding malate dehydrogenase: MKVTVVGAGAVGATCADNIARAALCQELVLLDIKEGLAEGKAQDMMQTAALLGFDTRIVGSTNDYAKTAGSDVVVITSGLPRKPGMTREELIGTNAGIVKGVAENILKHSPDAIIIVISNPMDTMTYLTLTATGLPKNRIIGMGGTLDSARFKYQLSQHLGCSAGDLNALVIGGHGDTTMIPLIRFATWNSVPVTEYLSADQQKQIVADTMVGGATLTKLIGTSAWYAPGAAGAALVKSIVRDEKKLFTCCVSLDGEYGQKDICLGVPVVIGKNGWEKIIDFSLNDEEQTLFNKSADAVRSMNDVLKTL, from the coding sequence ATGAAAGTTACGGTTGTAGGTGCCGGAGCAGTTGGCGCTACCTGTGCAGATAATATAGCCCGTGCGGCACTATGCCAGGAGTTAGTTTTGTTAGACATTAAAGAAGGTCTTGCAGAAGGTAAGGCGCAGGATATGATGCAGACGGCTGCATTACTTGGTTTTGATACGCGTATCGTTGGCAGTACAAACGATTATGCTAAAACCGCCGGCTCTGATGTGGTGGTAATTACATCTGGCCTGCCCCGCAAACCAGGTATGACCCGTGAAGAACTGATAGGCACCAACGCCGGAATTGTAAAAGGTGTGGCAGAAAATATTCTGAAACATTCTCCTGATGCGATCATCATTGTGATCTCTAACCCGATGGATACAATGACTTACCTTACCCTTACTGCTACAGGTTTACCAAAGAACCGTATTATTGGTATGGGCGGTACGTTGGATAGTGCCCGTTTTAAGTACCAGCTTAGCCAGCACCTTGGCTGCAGCGCAGGAGATCTCAATGCGTTGGTAATAGGTGGCCACGGAGATACCACCATGATTCCACTGATACGTTTTGCAACATGGAACAGCGTTCCGGTAACAGAATACCTCTCTGCAGACCAGCAGAAACAAATAGTGGCAGATACAATGGTTGGTGGCGCTACGCTTACCAAACTTATCGGTACATCTGCCTGGTATGCGCCGGGCGCCGCCGGTGCTGCACTGGTTAAAAGCATCGTGCGTGATGAAAAGAAATTATTTACCTGCTGCGTAAGCCTGGATGGAGAATATGGTCAGAAAGATATTTGCCTGGGCGTGCCCGTAGTTATTGGTAAAAACGGCTGGGAAAAGATCATCGACTTTAGCCTCAATGATGAAGAACAAACGTTGTTCAACAAAAGTGCAGATGCCGTAAGAAGCATGAATGATGTGCTGAAAACTTTGTAA
- the odhB gene encoding 2-oxoglutarate dehydrogenase complex dihydrolipoyllysine-residue succinyltransferase, which translates to MIEIKVPTVGESISEITLLKWTKKDGEYVDRDEVIAELESEKATFEVNAEQAGTLKTIAKEGDTLNIGSVLAHIDESAEKPAAAAPQAPAAAPAAPPAEPVKETPKAEAKPAPEAAPVTAVPNDVKATPVASAIIADKKVDPSSIQPSGFGGKIMKNDVLEALNNPGKKAFAGQELFTRNVRKEKMSNLRKTISRRLVESKNTTAMLTTFNEVDMTRIMETRKQHKDAFNKAHGVNLGFMSFFAKACAIALSEWPAVNAYIDGDVLQYHDYADISIAVSTPRGLTVPVIRNVESLSMADIEKKVIEMAGKARDNKLTMEELQGGTFTITNGGVFGSLMSTPIINLPQSAILGMHKIQERPMAINGQVVIRPMMYLALSYDHRIIDGRESVSFLVRVKELLENPELLLIGKDPVKTLLEL; encoded by the coding sequence ATGATCGAAATAAAAGTTCCAACGGTTGGCGAGTCCATAAGTGAGATTACCTTACTAAAATGGACAAAGAAAGATGGCGAATATGTAGACAGGGATGAAGTTATTGCCGAACTGGAAAGCGAAAAAGCAACTTTTGAAGTAAATGCTGAACAGGCAGGTACATTAAAAACGATTGCGAAGGAAGGTGATACACTAAACATTGGCTCTGTTTTGGCCCATATAGATGAAAGTGCCGAAAAGCCTGCAGCCGCAGCACCACAGGCACCTGCTGCCGCCCCTGCAGCACCACCTGCTGAGCCGGTGAAAGAAACACCGAAAGCGGAAGCAAAGCCTGCACCAGAGGCAGCGCCGGTTACGGCGGTACCGAATGATGTAAAGGCAACACCGGTAGCATCTGCAATTATTGCCGACAAAAAAGTTGACCCCTCCTCAATACAGCCTTCCGGGTTTGGTGGTAAGATCATGAAAAATGATGTGCTGGAGGCATTGAATAACCCAGGCAAGAAAGCTTTTGCCGGCCAGGAACTCTTTACCCGCAATGTGCGTAAAGAAAAAATGAGCAACCTGCGCAAAACCATCAGCCGCAGGCTTGTGGAATCAAAAAACACCACCGCAATGCTTACCACTTTTAACGAAGTGGATATGACACGCATTATGGAAACCCGCAAACAGCACAAAGATGCGTTCAATAAAGCACATGGTGTAAACCTTGGCTTTATGAGTTTCTTTGCAAAAGCCTGCGCTATTGCTTTAAGCGAATGGCCCGCGGTAAATGCCTATATAGACGGTGATGTTTTGCAGTACCACGATTATGCAGACATAAGTATAGCAGTAAGCACACCACGCGGCTTAACCGTTCCTGTTATACGCAACGTGGAAAGCCTGAGCATGGCCGATATTGAGAAAAAAGTTATTGAGATGGCGGGTAAGGCCAGGGACAATAAACTAACCATGGAAGAATTGCAGGGTGGCACATTCACCATTACAAACGGTGGTGTTTTTGGCAGCTTAATGAGCACGCCCATTATCAATTTACCACAAAGCGCCATTCTTGGTATGCATAAGATACAGGAAAGGCCGATGGCTATCAATGGGCAAGTGGTTATTCGCCCCATGATGTACCTGGCGCTTAGCTACGACCACAGAATTATCGATGGAAGAGAGAGTGTAAGCTTTCTTGTACGGGTAAAGGAATTACTGGAAAATCCTGAACTGTTATTGATTGGCAAAGATCCCGTGAAAACATTACTGGAGCTTTAA